One genomic window of Comamonas antarctica includes the following:
- a CDS encoding SGNH/GDSL hydrolase family protein has product MHKPSRLVRPALLAMLVGAVLMASGCAPWRLNEARALVERSEPLQRLPADPAQRLLIVGDSTGVGTGATSPQTSLAGLLAQAWPRLEIDNRAKNGATFADVRGQLEAATGRYDLVLVQAGGNDVMRLRSESAMRGDIERVAELARARSAHVLIMPAGNVGNAPLFFPPVSWYLSARSRTLHGLVREAAARHQAVYVDRYQERAQDPMARQPDLMYAADGLHPSDAGYSNWFEVLSQQASLSALLAPSQAR; this is encoded by the coding sequence ATGCACAAACCGTCCAGACTGGTGAGGCCCGCCCTGCTGGCAATGCTGGTGGGCGCCGTCCTCATGGCATCCGGCTGCGCGCCCTGGCGCCTGAACGAGGCGCGCGCGCTGGTCGAGCGCAGCGAGCCGCTGCAGCGCCTGCCCGCGGACCCGGCGCAGCGCCTGTTGATCGTCGGCGACAGTACCGGCGTCGGCACCGGCGCGACTTCGCCGCAGACCAGCCTGGCCGGCCTGCTGGCCCAGGCCTGGCCGCGGCTGGAGATCGACAACCGCGCAAAGAACGGCGCGACCTTTGCCGATGTCCGCGGGCAGCTCGAAGCCGCGACCGGGCGCTACGATCTGGTGCTGGTGCAGGCCGGTGGCAATGACGTGATGCGGCTGCGCTCGGAGAGCGCGATGCGCGGCGATATCGAACGCGTGGCCGAACTCGCGCGCGCGCGCAGCGCGCATGTGCTGATCATGCCGGCCGGCAATGTCGGCAACGCGCCGTTATTCTTTCCCCCGGTGTCCTGGTACCTGAGCGCGCGCTCGCGCACGCTGCACGGCCTGGTGCGCGAGGCCGCGGCGCGCCACCAGGCGGTGTATGTCGACCGCTACCAGGAACGCGCCCAGGACCCCATGGCCCGGCAACCCGACCTGATGTATGCGGCCGATGGCCTGCACCCCAGCGACGCCGGCTACAGCAACTGGTTCGAAGTGCTCAGCCAGCAAGCCTCCCTGAGCGCATTGCTGGCGCCGTCGCAGGCGCGCTGA